The Flavobacterium johnsoniae UW101 genomic interval TTCCGTCTGCTCCTTTTGTGATGGACGGATCACGCATAATTTTGCTGGCTCCGATTTCGGGTTTTAAAAATGATCCTACTAATCCTTTCCAATTGTAACCGTCTTCGCTATAGGCCAAATATAAACCTTCTGTTGCAGGTTCTCTAAACGACGTAAAAAGATATAAATCTTTCTTTTTCTGCGAATAACTAATCGCGAAAAGTGAAAGGGTTATTATGATGAATATTTTTTTCATTTCTTGTTTTCTTTTCCTGCGAGGTTTCCAAAACCTCGTAGGTATTTCTATGTGCACAAACTAAACCTACAAGGTTTTGAAAACCTTGCAGGAACGCATTATTCTGCAATTGCTTTTTTATCTAAAGAAGCTCCTTTTTTGATTTTCGTTGTTACGTTGTTTAAAACATTGTTTTTCAAGAAAATGTTTTTAGTGTCTTTCCCATCCGCCTCGATAAAAATATCGGTTGGATTGAATGGAAAATTATTGTTGATCAACGCATTTGAAACATTATCTAATTTGATAACGGGAACTCCTTTTATTGGTGTTGAAGATCCAACATTGTCTAAAATAATATTTTTTGAATCTGATATTTTGAAAGACGAACCTACAGTTGCATTCACTTTTACATCATGGAATTCAACATCTGTCGCCGTACTTACTGTAAAACCTTCTTTTCCATCCATATTGATGTTAGAAAAAGTGATGTTTTGAATTGGCATTTCGGTGATTCCCAAAATCTGTCCTGCTTTATTTACGTTTGAAGCTGTAATGTTGCTCATATGAATGTTTCTGAAAATCGGCGTTTTCTCGGTTACAGGTTCAACCTGAGTTCCTTTATCGTAGAAAAGGCTCAAAACGATAGCTTCTTCTTTGATGTTTTTCATGACGATATTATCGACGCGAATATCTTCTACAACTCCTCCTCTTCCGCGAGCCGATTTGATACGGATTCCGCGATCTGTTCCATCAAAAACACAGTTCGATATTGTGATTTTTTTGATTCCACCCGACATTTCACTACCAATAACAACACCGCCGTGACCACTTAACATCGTACAGTTTGTAATGGTTACATTTTCTGTCGCTTTCCCATATTTACGTCCGTCACCGTCTCTTCCTGATTTAATCGTGATACAATCATCGCCAACGCTGATATGGCAGTTTGAAATGTGAACATTGGTACAAGAAGAAGGATTGATTCCATCTGTATTTGGTGAATGTGGATTGAAAATCGAAATTCCCGTAACAGTTACATTATCACAGAATTCCGGGTTGATTGTCCAAAAAGGTGAATTTTGAAAGGTTACACCTTCTATTAAAATATTTTTGCAATTATAAGCCTGAAAGAAAGAAGGTCTGAAAAACTTTTTATCAACCGTTCTTTTGTAATATGGTTCTGTGTAAAGGCCTTTATTTTGCTCTTCCCACATAGTTTGATATTTAGTTGGAGGAAGTGGTTCCTTAGCCGTTTCGATTCGGTACACTTCATTCCACCACGCTTTTCCTTGTCCGTCGATTACGCCTCTTCCTGTAATAGTGATATTTTGTACATCTTTAGCATAAAATAAAGGTTGGAAACTCTTCATTACAATTCCTTCGTAACGCATTTCTACGTAAGGAAGGAAATCATCGAAGTTCTCTGAAAACTTTAAAAGTGCTCCAGAATCTAAATGAATCGTAATGTTGCTTCTTAGTGTTAAAGCTCCTGTTAAATATTCTCCTGCTGGAAAAAAGATGGTTCCTCCGCCGTTTTTAGATGCTTTTTCGATGGCATTTTGAATGGCTTGAGTGCATTTTATTCCTTTGTTATTTCCTCCTTCTTTTAAGATGTTTAACCAGCCGTCGTTTGCGAAAGTGGTGTTCAATCCAGTTATGAAGCAGAGTATTATTAGTATGTTTTTCATAGTTTGTTTTTTTCTTTTGCCACAGATTAAAATGATTAGCACAGATTTTTACTCTCATTTTTTGTCATTTCGACGAAGGAGAAATCTTCACAAGAAACTCTACAAAGTTGCTCAACTATACGGAGCTACTAACGAAGATTTCTCCTTCGTCGAAATGACAAGATTGTGGATAATTCGTGATTCTATATTCACAAATTGCATTTCACTAATTACTTTTTACTTTTCACTAATCACTTAGTAGATTTCAAAATCAAAACCCAGTCATTACCATCTTCCTTTTTTCCTTCTGGCTGAAAATTTTGAGTTCCTTTATTATCAAATGTTCCGATTTTAGTTTTCTTT includes:
- a CDS encoding glycoside hydrolase family 28 protein, translated to MKNILIILCFITGLNTTFANDGWLNILKEGGNNKGIKCTQAIQNAIEKASKNGGGTIFFPAGEYLTGALTLRSNITIHLDSGALLKFSENFDDFLPYVEMRYEGIVMKSFQPLFYAKDVQNITITGRGVIDGQGKAWWNEVYRIETAKEPLPPTKYQTMWEEQNKGLYTEPYYKRTVDKKFFRPSFFQAYNCKNILIEGVTFQNSPFWTINPEFCDNVTVTGISIFNPHSPNTDGINPSSCTNVHISNCHISVGDDCITIKSGRDGDGRKYGKATENVTITNCTMLSGHGGVVIGSEMSGGIKKITISNCVFDGTDRGIRIKSARGRGGVVEDIRVDNIVMKNIKEEAIVLSLFYDKGTQVEPVTEKTPIFRNIHMSNITASNVNKAGQILGITEMPIQNITFSNINMDGKEGFTVSTATDVEFHDVKVNATVGSSFKISDSKNIILDNVGSSTPIKGVPVIKLDNVSNALINNNFPFNPTDIFIEADGKDTKNIFLKNNVLNNVTTKIKKGASLDKKAIAE